One Fuerstiella marisgermanici DNA window includes the following coding sequences:
- a CDS encoding PEP-CTERM sorting domain-containing protein, whose amino-acid sequence MICLSSRAAFRRSCCLVAVVVSSIFYSSADGGIVATISTTPLANNSPNQKLSLFLHSDSGVLNDVESFSVYAEIGNGLATQTGVPIFQSYTWDAAITAQMGLAIPSGFTPEVANNFRATPGLTDFESPPLGDISDNSVTIGTTPTLVGEFDIDTSVFGGIFDQSFSFFIGNAPGGGGAVSELNSLSEGTLPFSFTGTFDVGNPVPVGVPEPSTFALLGLGGLGLVIRQRRRKSAIAVQAS is encoded by the coding sequence ATGATTTGTTTATCGAGCAGAGCAGCGTTTCGAAGATCTTGCTGTTTGGTTGCTGTGGTGGTTAGTAGTATATTCTACAGTTCTGCAGATGGTGGAATCGTGGCGACGATTTCGACAACGCCACTGGCGAACAATTCACCAAACCAAAAATTGTCCCTCTTCCTCCATTCTGATTCTGGGGTTTTGAACGATGTCGAGTCATTCAGTGTCTACGCTGAAATTGGCAATGGTTTAGCTACTCAAACGGGTGTGCCAATTTTTCAGTCCTATACTTGGGATGCCGCCATCACAGCTCAGATGGGGCTCGCTATCCCTTCAGGCTTTACCCCTGAGGTAGCCAATAACTTTCGGGCCACACCTGGCCTCACCGATTTCGAATCACCTCCTCTAGGTGACATCAGTGACAACTCTGTAACAATCGGCACCACACCGACGCTCGTAGGCGAATTTGATATTGACACGTCTGTGTTCGGTGGCATTTTCGATCAGAGCTTCAGTTTTTTCATTGGCAATGCCCCGGGTGGCGGTGGCGCAGTTAGTGAGCTGAACAGCTTGTCCGAGGGAACCTTGCCGTTTTCGTTCACCGGAACGTTCGATGTCGGTAATCCGGTACCCGTAGGTGTGCCGGAACCCAGTACATTTGCATTGCTAGGTCTAGGCGGTTTGGGCTTGGTCATTCGACAACGTCGCCGAAAGTCTGCAATAGCGGTGCAGGCCAGTTAG